The segment GAGCGCATGACAGAGGAGGGGCGACGGGTGCTCCGGAGTTACGGAATCGCGGCTTGAGCCATGGTCTACGAAGTTTTTGCCCGCACCAGCCGCGGCGAGCCGCTGCGCAACATCGGCAACCTGAACGCGCCCAACGACGAGCTGGCGCGTATCTACGCCTAC is part of the Gemmatimonadota bacterium genome and harbors:
- a CDS encoding phenylacetic acid degradation PaaB family protein, producing MVYEVFARTSRGEPLRNIGNLNAPNDELARIYAYSTYDEERWFDMWVVPRDRLLPVFNAEAGTLLER